TGCCCCCTTGCTTCATGAGCTCGAGCTTGTCCTGAAGGTAATGCGTCTTGCCGCCGTCCACAAAGCCCTTGCGCTGCAAAAAGTAGATGAACATGAGCCGGTTCAAGAGCACCGAGGCGTACCAGCGGCGCTCCCTCTCGCCGGGGATGCCCTCAATCAGCTCTAAAAACGCCAGGTGCTGCTCTTGAAACTCGCGATAGAACTTCTTGGTGGTGCGCTCCACGTCGAGGGCGTCCTTGAGGCGGCTGGCCACCCTGACGACCGAGATGTTGCCCTCGTCGTCGAAGTCCTTGAGGTCGAAGACGAGGCTGGAGAGCTTAGAGAGCAAGAGGTCGCCGGGTTGCCCTTTGACGAACGGTTGTTCGCGGGGGAAGGTTTTGCTTCCTTCGCGCTTGACCCACGACCAGAGGCTGCGGCTGCGTTCTGTGTCCACGAAGATGAGGAGGTGCTCGAGGTGTTGCTTCT
The genomic region above belongs to Deinococcota bacterium and contains:
- a CDS encoding ATP-binding protein — protein: MSIHERARGYLTAFEFKDMFVEELGWNPPPSLARLRTALFDGMSPRAVAELAGVMVFEVTSEEALSDAKLRKEVHKEVEKQHLEHLLIFVDTERSRSLWSWVKREGSKTFPREQPFVKGQPGDLLLSKLSSLVFDLKDFDDEGNISVVRVASRLKDALDVERTTKKFYREFQEQHLAFLELIEGIPGERERRWYASVLLNRLMFIYFLQRKGFVDGGKTHYLQDKLELMKQGG